In one Pseudomonas sp. SCA2728.1_7 genomic region, the following are encoded:
- a CDS encoding glycosyltransferase: MAEFIFWMCLLLPVYAYVGYPLLLTILAPLFPAWRHTPAPPLNVSIVIAAHNEARHIEHKLRTLLAQDYQPATLQIILASDGSTDDTVACAHKVVDPRITVLDLPRQGKAATLNAGVALSTGDILVFTDADNQWSRETLGYLLAPLSDPNVGGCAGHMVIPVTGGGLSVGDSLYRHYEGWLRRVENRTGCMVSADGALLALRRELFQNVPAEVNDDFFISTCAPVAHKRIVYVPEAQVIDHGVDEADKQFRRRQRVTVGGLQSLAQRRELLNPLKYGLYSIALISHKLIRRLAPVLLLPLLLSNFWLWEDHGFYRLALIAQLFGYAVAIAGLLDSQHRLPKPFRLAAFLLVTLAGMSLGLWQFLRGQRYAQWNPEQNR; encoded by the coding sequence GTGGCTGAATTCATTTTCTGGATGTGCCTGTTGCTGCCGGTCTATGCCTACGTGGGCTATCCGCTGCTGCTGACAATTCTGGCGCCACTGTTTCCGGCGTGGCGCCACACACCGGCGCCGCCATTGAACGTCAGTATCGTGATCGCCGCGCACAACGAAGCCCGGCACATCGAGCACAAGTTGCGCACGTTGCTGGCGCAGGATTATCAGCCAGCAACCCTGCAGATTATTCTGGCCAGCGACGGCTCGACCGATGACACCGTGGCCTGTGCGCACAAGGTTGTCGATCCCCGCATCACCGTGCTCGACCTGCCGCGCCAAGGCAAAGCGGCGACACTGAATGCCGGCGTGGCCCTCAGCACCGGCGACATTCTGGTGTTCACCGATGCCGACAACCAATGGTCACGCGAGACCCTCGGTTACCTGCTGGCGCCGCTGAGTGATCCGAATGTCGGCGGTTGTGCCGGGCACATGGTGATTCCGGTCACCGGCGGCGGCTTGAGCGTCGGCGACAGCCTCTATCGACATTACGAAGGCTGGCTGCGCCGGGTCGAGAACCGCACTGGCTGCATGGTCTCCGCCGACGGCGCCCTGCTCGCCTTGCGCCGCGAGTTGTTCCAGAACGTACCGGCCGAGGTCAACGACGATTTCTTTATCAGCACCTGCGCGCCGGTCGCGCACAAACGCATCGTCTATGTGCCGGAAGCGCAAGTGATCGATCACGGTGTCGATGAGGCCGACAAGCAATTCCGCCGCCGTCAGCGCGTCACCGTCGGCGGCCTGCAAAGCCTCGCCCAGCGCCGCGAACTGCTCAATCCGCTGAAATATGGCCTGTATTCGATCGCGTTGATCAGCCACAAACTGATCCGCCGTCTCGCGCCGGTCCTGTTGCTGCCGCTGCTGCTGAGCAACTTCTGGCTGTGGGAAGACCACGGTTTCTATCGCCTGGCCCTGATCGCGCAACTGTTCGGCTATGCCGTGGCGATTGCCGGTTTGCTGGATTCGCAACACCGCTTGCCGAAACCCTTCCGCCTCGCCGCGTTTCTGCTGGTCACCCTCGCCGGGATGAGTCTTGGCCTGTGGCAGTTCCTGCGCGGTCAGCGGTATGCCCAGTGGAATCCGGAACAGAACCGTTAA
- a CDS encoding polysaccharide deacetylase family protein — protein sequence MAIKQLLKRTSGWLYLNSSMGRNQLQGAGVILMLHRVLSNDRAADLPHRNELCVGPKAFEHLLVWLRKHFDCVPLMEILQPNSLRTERPRVALTFDDGWRDNAVNAFPLLQKHQVPASIFLSTDFIGSRQRFWWESLGETLWGSHGDKARMHLIECLHALHHPLPVLLDDIDVDRRSLALLHYLQSLKSIDPQELERLTDECPQESQPQALDWHQVRALEASGLVRFGPHGASHAILTGLDDVRLGEEISRSRDALHNGCNRPLPVYCYPNGDNDDRVRQQIASHDYPFALGTGTGIYRGEGDPLNLPRFGVSQRTARNPELLSWRIFRGARL from the coding sequence ATGGCGATCAAACAATTACTAAAACGCACCAGTGGCTGGCTCTATCTCAACTCGTCCATGGGCCGCAACCAATTGCAGGGCGCCGGGGTGATTCTGATGCTGCATCGGGTGCTGTCGAACGACCGCGCCGCCGACCTGCCGCACCGCAACGAACTGTGCGTCGGGCCGAAAGCCTTCGAGCATTTGCTGGTGTGGCTGCGCAAACATTTCGATTGCGTACCGCTGATGGAAATCCTTCAGCCCAATTCGCTGCGCACCGAGCGCCCACGAGTGGCTCTGACCTTCGACGATGGCTGGCGCGACAACGCGGTCAACGCTTTTCCGCTGCTGCAGAAGCATCAAGTGCCGGCGAGCATTTTTCTTTCCACCGATTTCATCGGCAGCCGTCAGCGCTTCTGGTGGGAAAGCCTCGGTGAAACCCTGTGGGGCAGCCATGGCGACAAGGCGCGGATGCACCTGATCGAATGTCTCCATGCCCTGCATCACCCGTTGCCGGTGCTGCTTGATGACATCGACGTCGACCGTCGCAGCCTGGCGCTGCTGCATTACCTGCAAAGTCTGAAGTCGATTGACCCGCAGGAGCTGGAACGGCTGACCGATGAATGCCCGCAAGAGTCGCAACCGCAGGCGCTGGATTGGCATCAGGTGCGCGCGCTGGAAGCCTCCGGCCTCGTGCGTTTCGGCCCGCACGGCGCCAGTCACGCGATCCTCACCGGCCTTGACGATGTGCGCCTGGGCGAAGAAATCAGTCGCAGCCGCGATGCCCTGCACAACGGCTGCAACCGGCCATTGCCGGTGTATTGCTACCCCAATGGCGACAATGATGACCGCGTGCGCCAACAGATCGCCAGCCATGACTACCCGTTTGCGCTGGGCACCGGCACCGGCATTTATCGTGGCGAAGGCGACCCGCTGAACCTGCCGCGCTTCGGTGTCAGTCAGCGCACCGCGCGTAATCCGGAGTTGCTGTCGTGGCGGATTTTTCGCGGGGCGCGGCTATGA